A genomic region of Fervidobacterium gondwanense DSM 13020 contains the following coding sequences:
- the ortB gene encoding 2-amino-4-oxopentanoate thiolase subunit OrtB, protein MANNLDISYSAVMARRAEIMKKAVGIDYEKFIINGIAFDYEKMMKEVGYSIEEVREIQAETCVGNTPLVELKNINRLIKKIAPKGKGARIFLKDEATNPSGSFKDRRAAVSVYHAQKLGYKGVIAATSGNYGAAVASQAAKRGLKCIIVQECYDSQWRGQPEILEKGRACEAYGAEVVQLTVGPELFYYTLRLLEETGYFNASLYSPYAIAGIETLGYEIAQQMKELTGKYPDAVVVTHAGGGLITGTARGLKKAGATETKIIGASVDLRGLHMASDNDFNKKYFTTGHTGFGIPFAVFPDRSDVPKNAARPLRYMDRYVLVTQGEVFYVTEMLAHLEGLQRGPAGNTSLTAAIALALEMDEDKTIVVNETEYTGAGKLPSAQLTFAKKMGMIVKRGDPIKEDKPGKVIAIPEHPAQIGVIEYPVEEMKKSYLKELIKRENRKEFNETELKFLEEDLRASREEILKWIEEVGEGIR, encoded by the coding sequence ATGGCAAATAACCTCGACATATCCTATAGCGCAGTTATGGCAAGACGCGCCGAGATAATGAAGAAAGCTGTCGGGATAGATTACGAAAAATTCATCATCAACGGAATAGCGTTCGATTATGAAAAAATGATGAAAGAAGTCGGATATTCGATAGAAGAAGTCCGGGAAATACAGGCTGAAACTTGTGTGGGTAACACGCCGCTTGTCGAATTGAAGAATATAAATAGATTGATTAAGAAGATAGCTCCAAAAGGCAAAGGCGCGAGGATATTTTTAAAAGACGAAGCGACAAACCCGTCAGGGAGTTTTAAAGACAGAAGAGCAGCTGTCAGTGTTTATCATGCTCAAAAACTCGGTTACAAAGGTGTCATTGCAGCAACGAGTGGTAACTATGGTGCAGCGGTTGCATCTCAAGCTGCAAAAAGAGGTTTAAAATGTATCATCGTTCAGGAATGCTACGACAGCCAGTGGAGAGGACAGCCCGAGATCCTCGAAAAAGGCAGAGCTTGTGAAGCATATGGCGCGGAGGTTGTCCAACTTACCGTCGGACCAGAGCTTTTCTATTACACTCTGAGATTGCTTGAAGAAACAGGATATTTCAACGCTTCGCTTTACTCACCGTACGCCATAGCAGGGATAGAGACGCTCGGATACGAAATCGCTCAGCAGATGAAAGAATTGACGGGCAAGTATCCTGATGCGGTTGTTGTTACACACGCAGGTGGTGGACTTATCACAGGAACCGCACGCGGTTTGAAAAAAGCAGGTGCAACTGAAACAAAGATAATAGGCGCAAGCGTGGACTTAAGAGGTCTTCACATGGCGAGCGACAACGATTTCAATAAAAAGTACTTCACAACAGGCCATACGGGCTTCGGAATCCCATTCGCCGTATTTCCTGATAGATCAGACGTGCCAAAGAACGCGGCAAGACCTCTCAGGTATATGGACAGATACGTCCTTGTAACTCAAGGAGAAGTCTTCTACGTAACAGAGATGCTTGCACACTTGGAAGGCTTGCAGAGAGGACCTGCAGGTAATACATCTTTGACGGCTGCGATAGCACTCGCACTTGAGATGGACGAAGACAAGACTATCGTTGTAAACGAAACCGAATACACGGGCGCTGGAAAATTACCTTCCGCACAGCTCACATTTGCAAAAAAGATGGGGATGATTGTTAAACGAGGCGATCCAATAAAAGAAGATAAGCCTGGAAAAGTTATCGCAATACCAGAACACCCCGCACAGATAGGTGTAATCGAATATCCTGTTGAAGAGATGAAAAAGAGCTATCTTAAAGAGCTGATCAAACGCGAAAACAGAAAAGAATTCAACGAAACAGAATTGAAATTCCTTGAAGAAGATTTGAGAGCAAGTAGAGAAGAAATTCTTAAATGGATAGAAGAGGTTGGGGAGGGAATAAGATGA
- the ortA gene encoding 2-amino-4-oxopentanoate thiolase subunit OrtA, whose amino-acid sequence MLPNVAKKGDWVQVQVRILQPTERAPQVPDDTKKVPLEMRVKGFLIDEKAEIGNTVNIKTPTGRIVSGTLVAVNPKYEHDFGEPVPELITIGMELREFLESDEHSGGEKNGK is encoded by the coding sequence ATGCTCCCAAATGTTGCTAAAAAGGGCGATTGGGTGCAAGTTCAAGTGAGGATTTTGCAACCAACTGAACGAGCGCCGCAAGTACCTGACGATACGAAGAAAGTCCCTCTTGAAATGCGTGTCAAAGGTTTTCTGATAGATGAAAAAGCCGAAATTGGAAATACCGTGAACATAAAAACACCAACGGGTAGGATTGTTTCCGGTACATTGGTTGCTGTCAATCCAAAGTATGAGCATGACTTTGGCGAGCCAGTGCCGGAGCTCATCACCATAGGCATGGAATTACGAGAATTCTTAGAAAGTGATGAGCATTCAGGTGGTGAGAAAAATGGCAAATAA